A window of the Cannabis sativa cultivar Pink pepper isolate KNU-18-1 chromosome X, ASM2916894v1, whole genome shotgun sequence genome harbors these coding sequences:
- the LOC115702472 gene encoding heavy metal-associated isoprenylated plant protein 28 codes for MESVELKVEMVGIHEKRLRKCLSKLKGIEKVEVDTNSQKVVVTGYTHKNKVLKAVRRGGLKADFWSAQNELLQAYAGGGVAYSTFRFSTFNFF; via the exons ATGGAG AGTGTGGAGTTGAAGGTTGAGATGGTTGGTATACATGAGAAGAGACTCAGGAAGTGCCTTTCCAAATTAAAAG GAATAGAGAAAGTAGAAGTGGACACAAATAGTCAGAAGGTGGTAGTGACAGGGTACACACACAAGAACAAAGTATTGAAAGCAGTGAGAAGAGGGGGTTTGAAAGCTGATTTCTGGTCTGCCCAAAATGAACTTCTTCAAGCTTATGCTGGAGGTGGAGTTGCCTATTCAACTTTCAGATTCTCCAcctttaatttcttttaa
- the LOC115711806 gene encoding uncharacterized protein LOC115711806 gives MHLSQNEGIEGKTFVVTGGLGFVGSALCLDLLRRGARQVRAFDFRSQSQFSEHLHQHGAQCIQGDVTQKNDVEKVLRGADCVFHLASFGMSGKEMLQFGRVDDVNINGTCHILDACLNLGIQRLIYVSTYNVVFGGKEIVNGNEVLPYFPIDDHVDPYGRSKSLAEQLVLKNNGRPLKKKTGKCLHTCAIRPAAIYGPGEERHFPRIVSLAKLGLLPFKIGDPSVKTDWIYIDNLVLALILASMGLLDDIPEKERRLVAAGQPYFVSDGSPVNTFEFIRPLLLGLDYDLPTSSLAVPQALRLGKIFWGFYTLLYPWLDRWWLPQPLILPAEVYKVGVTHNFSFLKAKEELGYVPMVTPREGMAATISYWRERKRKALDGPTIYAWIFVVIGMCTLFCAAYLPDIGPVPFFRAISLFFFRSVWMLRTVFLTATILHLGEAVYAWNLANRVDPHNARGWFWQTFALGIFSLRLLLKRVKKQS, from the exons ATGCACCTAAGCCAGAACGAAGGGATTGAGGGGAAAACATTTGTTGTGACTGGGGGTTTGGGCTTTGTGGGTTCAGCTCTCTGCTTAGATCTCCTTCGCCGAGGTGCTCGCCAGGTCCGAGCTTTCGATTTTCGATCCCAATCTCAATTCTCTGAACATCTTCACCAACATGGAGCACAATGCATCCAAG GAGATGTCACCCAAAAAAATGATGTGGAGAAGGTTCTACGCGGTGCCGATTGTGTGTTCCACCTTGCTTCATTTGGTATGTCTGGGAAGGAAATGCTGCAATTTGGTCGTGTGGATGATGTTAACATTAATGGAACATGCCACATTTTAGACGCATGCCTTAACCTGGGAATTCAAAGGCTTATCTATGTTAGCACTTATAACGTTGTATTTGGTGGAAAGGAAATTGTCAATGGCAATGAGGTCTTACCCTATTTTCCTATTGATGACCATGTCGATCCGTATGGTCGTAGCAAATCGCTCGCCGAGCAGTTGGTTCTCAAGAACAATGGTCGCCCTTTAAA AAAAAAGACTGGAAAATGTCTTCACACCTGTGCCATTCGTCCAGCTGCAATTTATGGACCTGGTGAGGAAAGGCACTTCCCAAGGATAGTGTCCCTTGCAAAGCTAGGCCTGCTGCCATTTAAAATTGGGGATCCAAGCGTGAAGACAGactggatttatattgataatctaGTACTCGCTCTAATATTGGCAAGCATGGGGCTTCTGGATGACATTCCTGAGAAGGAGAGACGTCTAGTAGCTGCTGGGCAGCCATATTTTGTATCTGACG GGTCTCCTGTCAACACTTTTGAGTTCATTCGACCTCTTCTTCTAGGCCTGGATTATGACCTACCAACTTCTTCTTTAGCTGTTCCGCAAGCTCTTCGCTTGGGAAAGATTTTCTGGGGTTTCTATACATTGTTATATCCATGGTTGGATCGATGGTGGCTTCCTCAACCACTGATCCTTCCTGCTGAAGTGTACAAG GTTGGTGTCACGCACAACTTCTCCTTTCTTAAAGCCAAGGAGGAACTTGGTTATGTTCCAATGGTAACACCTCGTGAAGGCATGGCTGCAACGATTTCATATTGGCGAGAAAGGAAAAGGAAAGCGCTTGATGGACCTACTATTTATGCTTGGATATTCGTTGTGATTGGAATGTGCACACTATTTTGTGCTGCCTATTTACCAGACATAGGACCTGTCCCATTTTTCAGAGCAATTAGCCTCTTCTTTTTCAGGTCAGTGTGGATGCTAAGAACGGTGTTCCTTACAGCTACAATACTACACCTTGGAGAAGCTGTATATGCATGGAATCTGGCCAATAGAGTTGACCCTCATAATGCAAGAGGATGGTTTTGGCAGACATTTGCTCTTGGGATCTTTTCATTGCGTTTACTCCTTAAAAGAGTGAAGAAGCAATCATAA